A window of the Linepithema humile isolate Giens D197 chromosome 4, Lhum_UNIL_v1.0, whole genome shotgun sequence genome harbors these coding sequences:
- the LOC136999675 gene encoding uncharacterized protein produces the protein MFSTVQQTTMSNPADKQQGVNAKKRKFSPNVNKSNSTSIDGSMITPPRILARRYPLTKTGYKYLDIGINVSTPSHIEIALGDNHGKEIHFTYNMWKILLDQRHAIHHFFNNDANEAPSQTIEHVTLRFGKINNLKVLRLETSTVCLVMSHNTVCNIIALEYCVDHIAQSLNNVTGMVDTKFAHFRKIASGAKDPIAVIRESESFDKNDIIDCELLAQIFGSQ, from the exons ATGTTTTCTACCGTACAACAGACAACTATGAGTAATCCGGCTGACAAACAGCAAGGTGTGAATGCGAAGAAGCGGAAATTCTCACCCAACGT aaataaaagtaattcgaCAAGTATCGATGGAAGCATGATCACGCCTCCCAGAATTTTAGCTAGAAGATACCCGTTGACAAAAACCGgttataaatatctggatATTGGAATCAATGTTTCTACGCCGAGCCACATAGaaatcgctctcggtgacaaccatggcaaagagatacattttacatacaacaTGTGGAAGATCCTCCTGGACCAACGACACGCCATCCaccatttctttaacaatgatGCGAACGAAGCACCGTCTCAAACCATCGAACATGTCACGCTACGGTTTGGAAAGATAAACAATCTAAAAGTACTGCGTCTGGAAACATCAACAGTGTGTTTAGTAATGTCACACAACACCGTATGTAACATAATCGCTCTCGAGTATTGTGTGGATCATATCGCTCAATCGTTGAACAACGTCACTGGTATGGTCGACACCAAGTTCGCACACTTTCGAAAAATCGCGAGCGGTGCGAAGGACCCCATCGCGGTGATACGTGAGAGCGAATCGTTCGATAAGAATGATATAATCGATTGTGAGCTGTTAGCTCAGATCTTTGGATCGCAGTAA